From a single Streptomyces sp. NBC_01264 genomic region:
- a CDS encoding alpha/beta fold hydrolase, which translates to MHHEPKRHELKIDDRALSYLDFGGPGRPLLALHGGLSEAAHFTALAADLGEQWRVIAPDQRGHGDSGLASEYSRAGYAADAAALLEHLAPGGPVPVLGFSLGGVNAYHLAAARPDLVAALINVDAPVESPRQDALSFWDFLHDLPYAAPTREELLAALGPLAEGTGPFLRPLADDTGWRLPFDPAATLATLAGDDSSRWDVWLASTCPALLVHGLRSDVISRELADAMVARRPGTSYAGLDTEHFVPFQDPKGFAKAVGAFLDTL; encoded by the coding sequence ATGCACCACGAGCCGAAGCGCCACGAGCTGAAGATCGACGACCGCGCCCTGTCCTACCTGGACTTCGGCGGGCCCGGCCGCCCGCTGCTCGCCCTGCACGGCGGGCTCTCCGAGGCCGCCCACTTCACCGCCCTCGCCGCCGACCTCGGCGAGCAGTGGCGGGTCATCGCCCCCGACCAGCGCGGGCACGGCGACTCCGGCCTCGCCTCCGAGTACAGCCGCGCGGGGTACGCCGCCGACGCCGCCGCCCTGCTGGAACACCTCGCTCCGGGCGGCCCCGTACCCGTCCTCGGCTTCTCCCTCGGCGGGGTCAACGCCTACCACCTGGCCGCCGCCCGGCCCGACCTGGTCGCCGCCCTGATCAACGTCGACGCCCCGGTGGAGAGCCCACGCCAGGACGCCCTGTCCTTCTGGGACTTCCTGCACGACCTCCCGTACGCCGCACCCACCCGCGAGGAACTCCTCGCCGCCCTCGGCCCGCTCGCCGAGGGGACCGGGCCCTTCCTGCGCCCGCTTGCGGACGACACCGGCTGGCGGCTGCCGTTCGACCCCGCGGCCACCCTGGCCACCCTCGCAGGGGACGACAGCTCGCGCTGGGACGTCTGGCTCGCGAGCACCTGCCCGGCGCTGCTCGTCCACGGGCTGCGCAGCGACGTGATCTCCCGGGAGCTGGCCGACGCGATGGTCGCCCGGCGTCCCGGGACCTCGTACGCCGGCCTGGACACCGAGCACTTCGTGCCCTTCCAGGACCCGAAGGGCTTCGCCAAGGCCGTCGGCGCCTTCCTGGACACCCTGTAG
- a CDS encoding TetR/AcrR family transcriptional regulator: MGNREDLLAGARRCLEEKGYLRTTVRDIASAAQVSMAAIGYHFGTREVLLNQALFAAMDEWAAGAGRLTGEGDTARERYADTWDRKIRDFGETRWLWAASVEAFVHAQSSPELLEILAEGQRRNRRMVAAQLRGVPVEEVAEEDVRSLGSVHIALLTGVMVQCLTDPEHAPDGRSLAQGLRLMAELLES, translated from the coding sequence ATGGGAAATCGCGAGGACCTGCTGGCCGGAGCCAGGCGCTGCCTGGAGGAGAAGGGCTACCTCCGGACGACCGTGCGCGACATCGCCTCGGCGGCGCAGGTGAGCATGGCCGCGATCGGCTACCACTTCGGCACCCGCGAGGTGCTGCTCAACCAGGCGCTGTTCGCGGCCATGGACGAGTGGGCCGCGGGGGCGGGCCGGCTCACCGGGGAGGGTGACACCGCGCGGGAGCGTTACGCCGACACCTGGGACCGCAAGATCCGGGACTTCGGCGAGACGCGCTGGCTCTGGGCCGCCTCCGTCGAGGCCTTCGTGCACGCGCAGTCCTCACCGGAGCTCCTCGAGATCCTGGCCGAGGGGCAGCGCCGCAACCGGCGCATGGTGGCCGCGCAGTTGCGCGGGGTCCCCGTCGAGGAGGTCGCGGAGGAGGACGTACGGAGCCTCGGATCGGTGCACATCGCGCTGCTGACCGGGGTCATGGTGCAGTGCCTGACCGACCCGGAGCACGCTCCGGACGGCCGGTCCCTCGCCCAAGGCCTGCGCCTGATGGCGGAGTTGCTCGAAAGCTGA
- a CDS encoding phosphatidylinositol-specific phospholipase C, giving the protein MGVGTGTETGVVTDAGADTATVAGTVAPTGLRRRSFLAGAAVLGATGVVAGLGAAPAAAAGASGKAASALSTQDWMSGLGDSTALQRMTIPGTHDSGATRGGLYVACQNTSIAQQLDSGIRFLDVRCRVTGGSFAIHHGAYYQNLMFGDVLAACWNFLAAHPTETVLMRLKQEYSEDSDATFRAVFDDYLNNRGWSPLFKIADSLPTLGQVRGKVLLFPDNGGLPGGLRYGDGNVFDIQDDYMAEPFAKRGKIENHFRKAVQQPGRFFMNYTSTAAALPPRWNSDRLGPQVHAFVDGSELAGRTGLGIVPMDFPNTRSGLVASLIRHN; this is encoded by the coding sequence ATGGGCGTGGGCACGGGCACGGAGACGGGCGTAGTCACGGATGCGGGCGCGGACACGGCAACGGTCGCGGGGACGGTCGCGCCCACGGGGCTGCGCCGGCGCAGCTTCCTGGCGGGGGCGGCGGTCCTGGGCGCCACGGGCGTCGTCGCCGGGCTCGGTGCGGCACCGGCCGCCGCGGCGGGCGCGTCGGGCAAGGCGGCGAGCGCACTCTCCACCCAGGACTGGATGAGCGGGCTCGGCGACTCCACCGCCCTCCAGCGGATGACCATCCCCGGCACCCACGACTCGGGCGCCACCAGGGGCGGGCTCTACGTCGCCTGCCAGAACACCTCGATCGCGCAGCAGCTCGACTCCGGGATCCGCTTCCTCGACGTCCGCTGCCGGGTGACCGGCGGATCGTTCGCGATCCACCACGGCGCGTACTACCAGAACCTGATGTTCGGCGACGTCCTCGCCGCCTGCTGGAACTTCCTCGCCGCGCACCCCACCGAGACCGTGCTGATGCGGCTCAAGCAGGAGTATTCGGAAGACAGCGACGCCACCTTCCGCGCCGTCTTCGACGACTACCTGAACAACCGCGGCTGGAGCCCGCTCTTCAAGATCGCGGACTCGCTGCCCACCCTCGGCCAGGTCCGCGGCAAGGTGCTGCTGTTCCCCGACAACGGCGGCCTGCCCGGCGGGCTGCGCTACGGCGACGGCAACGTCTTCGACATCCAGGACGACTACATGGCCGAGCCCTTCGCCAAGCGGGGCAAGATCGAGAACCACTTCCGCAAGGCCGTCCAGCAGCCCGGCCGGTTCTTCATGAACTACACCAGCACGGCCGCGGCCCTGCCGCCCCGCTGGAACTCCGACCGCCTGGGCCCGCAGGTGCACGCCTTCGTCGACGGCTCCGAGCTGGCCGGCCGGACCGGGCTCGGGATCGTCCCGATGGACTTCCCCAACACCCGCTCCGGCCTGGTCGCCTCACTGATCCGGCACAACTGA
- a CDS encoding sensor histidine kinase has product MSPAARFRGLPLRSRLALLVTVAVALAVAAVACVSWFMVRTQLNDQLNSSLRSTNARAQASQTLNQIRCQDKVPGPFENNLSAQVQIVLPTGDRCWVDGKDTLPVTDYDLDVAKRLRGATLYDGRTTDGTPVRVYTQPVELSAGPNVQNAAISVAKPLSDVTEPLSTLAWVLLFVSGVGILGAGVAGLWVARTGLRPVDELTGAVEHIARTEDLTVRIPDEGDDEIARLSRSFNSMTAALASSQERQAQLIADAGHELRTPLTSLRTNIELLARSEETGRAIPPEDRKELLASVKAQMTELASLIGDLQELSRPDATTPGPLGVVALHEIAGTALSRARLRGPELEFDSDLAPWYVRGEAAALERAVVNVLDNAVKFSPPGSTVTVSLRAGELTVRDRGPGIPADDLPHVFERFWRSPSARALPGSGLGLSIVARTVQRAGGTAALRAPADGGPGTEAVLSIPGAPTPPPAQASVVPDQ; this is encoded by the coding sequence GTGAGCCCCGCCGCCAGATTCCGCGGACTCCCGCTCCGCTCCCGGCTCGCCCTGCTGGTCACCGTCGCGGTGGCGCTCGCCGTCGCGGCGGTCGCCTGCGTGAGCTGGTTCATGGTCCGCACGCAGCTGAACGACCAGCTGAACAGCTCCTTGCGCTCCACCAACGCCCGGGCCCAGGCGAGCCAGACGCTGAACCAGATCAGGTGCCAGGACAAGGTTCCCGGACCCTTCGAGAACAACCTGAGCGCGCAGGTGCAGATCGTGCTCCCGACGGGCGACCGCTGCTGGGTGGACGGGAAGGACACCCTCCCGGTCACCGACTACGACCTCGACGTGGCCAAGCGGCTGCGCGGAGCGACCCTGTACGACGGCAGGACCACGGACGGCACGCCCGTCCGCGTCTACACGCAGCCGGTGGAGCTGTCCGCCGGCCCGAACGTGCAGAACGCCGCGATCTCGGTGGCCAAGCCCCTCTCGGACGTCACCGAGCCCCTGTCCACCCTGGCCTGGGTCCTGCTCTTCGTCTCCGGCGTCGGCATCCTCGGCGCGGGCGTCGCCGGCCTCTGGGTGGCCCGTACGGGGCTGCGCCCGGTCGACGAACTGACCGGCGCCGTCGAGCACATCGCCCGCACCGAGGACCTGACCGTACGGATCCCCGACGAGGGCGACGACGAGATCGCCCGGCTGTCGCGGTCCTTCAACTCCATGACGGCCGCGCTCGCCTCCTCCCAGGAACGCCAGGCCCAGCTGATCGCTGACGCCGGGCACGAGCTGCGCACCCCGCTCACCTCGCTGCGCACCAACATCGAGCTGCTGGCGCGCAGCGAGGAGACCGGCCGGGCCATCCCGCCCGAGGACCGCAAGGAGCTGCTGGCCTCGGTGAAGGCGCAGATGACGGAACTGGCTTCGCTGATCGGCGACTTGCAGGAGCTGTCCCGCCCGGACGCGACCACCCCCGGCCCGCTCGGCGTGGTGGCCCTGCACGAGATCGCGGGCACGGCCCTGTCCCGGGCCCGACTGCGCGGTCCGGAGCTGGAGTTCGACTCGGACCTGGCGCCCTGGTACGTACGCGGGGAGGCTGCGGCCCTGGAGCGGGCGGTGGTCAACGTCCTGGACAACGCGGTGAAGTTCAGCCCGCCGGGCAGCACCGTCACCGTGTCGCTGCGCGCGGGCGAGCTGACCGTACGGGACCGCGGCCCCGGCATCCCGGCCGACGACCTCCCGCACGTCTTCGAGCGCTTCTGGCGCTCCCCGTCCGCCCGGGCCCTGCCCGGAAGCGGCCTCGGCCTGTCCATCGTGGCCCGTACGGTGCAGCGCGCGGGCGGCACGGCCGCCCTGCGCGCCCCGGCGGACGGCGGCCCGGGGACGGAGGCGGTCCTCAGCATCCCGGGCGCCCCCACTCCGCCGCCCGCGCAGGCGTCAGTTGTGCCGGATCAGTGA